The following coding sequences are from one Venturia canescens isolate UGA chromosome 5, ASM1945775v1, whole genome shotgun sequence window:
- the DCTN1-p150 gene encoding dynactin subunit 1 isoform X1: protein MSLKIGQRVEITGKECQGSIAYIGHPSFAAGKWIGVILDEPKGKNNGTIKGQSYFKCQENHGMFVRQTQLILLDDAGNRPDPTSPSSAGSSATTPDDTGAARARSRLNSMSVRRRNEPTAVRRKTSPAQVTRQQSDKLSGSRLSLAGSRTQLSAPSIENLTGSPHERKDSGESQIPAPTSTKRASFVEKTPSTSSPPGKKPKAQDDRNNTGFVETLKPNFVPGQAIAGSLSATANSANLEEKLTHMQLAQENDNLKSQVVDLTEKVETLRIKRLQDKERMKEFEKTKLQLEQLLEFKSKVMESQASLQREVQRARQETREAQLARGIYQDEMADLAETVEMATLDKEMAEEKAETLQIELDQLKEKLEEMTLDLEILRTEMSERASGTTGVSGGGNGPSTYEIKQLEQQNSRLRETLVKMRDLSAHEKHEFQKLQKDLDQKKSEILELGRTKEKLSVRVEEMEHQIADLQEQVDAALGAEEMVEMLGERKMALEEKVAELEEAVADLEALQDMSDQLAESSKELELELREELDLALGSARDAQRHRDAALETLADRESTITKFRELTIQLQEQCLQLQTRVQSTETTKTGERGAEQQLAEILDFQKTFAETRAQTKAVDLELRRLDVEEARLHVRYLLSFMPPAFLVRGGDHDAIMTLLLIPRMIHKTEILISQVRDKYRAIDKIDRSTLLKGHSIAQYAFRSRLCGHMYALQTALGCFESALNVCSPDMLLKVGATYPEMAAQEKALDCLINLAKKDQLDENVSMDALEKCAAYFATMFSVLLSESTIANQARMVVNGTRSLGSACDAITTEATAVKTLLDGEGGDIGLLCQHAETTCEVIQQHLNSARRRVPRDQITNSSGPGTNLGLEKDWAEQFTNCYQHSVKITKTLQDLLKSALQAITANGDFDSGLSANKLKEMAAISTERIYDTEDLGPVATIKSSLAVIQQMAANLAQKMAECENELAIAGQQPTAQTGSADNEPITPILMRAQAAIKESEETKILGRKLETRDSDIRECRLALREKQEELSEMVLRRDLAEKRLAHQQREHELDVDKLKRKLEEAQNLLKRKEKEFEETMDHLQTDIESLESERGQLKEKLKTFGKKTSMTPTGPGSTLPSSDGTSTVPSSGSSSDFSSSTFENRLLTQEINALKEALSSEHRQKRKLLANDLRNKLNSLQPLPDLSYRKRTDPKLEELQKERGKLIQEIHKVMMNPTVPDLRKCKLITSEEPKLNKALLSYQLLERQLTIKQLQDKAEKLTDAVREETVRRTTGGRAEADFAIFLSREMAAALRSKNKIMAAEISIPCKNVDNKTQSISVGTDDLRKIHTLLSY, encoded by the exons ATGTCATTGAAAATTGGACAGCGGGTGGAAATAACGGGAAAAGAATGTCAGGGCTCGATTGCTTATATCGGACATCCGAGTTTCGCTGCTGGCAAATGGATCGGCGTTATTCTCGATGAACCAAAGGGCAAGAATAATGGCACTATTAAAGGACAGTCGTACTTCAAG TGTCAAGAAAACCATGGAATGTTTGTACGACAGACCCAActcattttgcttgacgatgcTGGCAATAGGCCAGATCCAACGAGCCCGTCATCAGCCGGTAGCAGTGCTACTACGCCAGATGACACCGGAGCTGCAAGAGCTCGTAGTCGTCTCAACAG CATGAGCGTGCGCAGAAGGAACGAACCAACGGc CGTTAGAAGGAAAACATCCCCTGCGCAAGTAACACGGCAACAGTCGGATAAGCTGTCTGG TTCTCGGCTATCACTGGCAGGGAGCAGAACTCAGCTTAGTGCTCCGAGCATCGAGAATCTGACGGGTTCGCCTCATGAACGGAAGGACAGTGGTGAATCGCAAATACCTGCGCCAACATCAACAAAACGTGCATCATTTGTAGAG AAAACCCCTAGCACGAGCTCGCCTCCCGGCAAAAAGCCAAAGGCCCAAGATGATCGCAATAAT ACCGGCTTTGTGGAAACTCTCAAGCCGAACTTCGTGCCGGGACAAGCAATTGCTGGCTCGTTATCGGCCACAGCCAATAGCGCCAATCTTGAAGAAAAACTTACACACATGCAACTGGCTCAGGAAAATGACAATTTGAAATCTCAG gTCGTCGATTTGACTGAAAAAGTGGAAACTCTTCGAATCAAACGGTTACAAGATAAAGAGAGGATGAAAGAgttcgaaaaaacgaaacttcAACTCGAACAACTGTTGGAATTCAAATCCAAAGTTATGGAGAGTCAA GCAAGTCTTCAGAGAGAAGTTCAACGTGCGAGACAAGAGACTCGGGAGGCCCAACTCGCTCGTGGAATTTATCAAGATGAAATGGCCGATTTAGCTGAGACCGTAGAAATGGCGACACTCGACAAAGAAATGGCTGAAGAGAAAGCTGAGACTCTCCAGATCGAGCTGGATCAGCTTAAAGAAAAGCTCGAGGAGATGACgttagatttggaaattttgcgGACAGAAATGTCGGAAAGG GCCAGTGGAACAACCGGCGTTTCCGGTGGAGGAAACGGCCCTTCGACCTACGAGATCAAGCAACTTGAGCAGCAGAACAGTCGATTGCGTGAAACACTCGTAAAAATGCGAGATTTATCGGCTCACGAGAAACacgaatttcaaaaacttcagAAAGACTTGGACCAGAAAAAATCGGAAATTCTTGAGCTTGGGCGGACTAAGGAAAAATTGTCTGTTCGTGTCGAGGAGATGGAACACCAAATCGCCGATTTGCAAGAGCAG GTCGATGCGGCTCTTGGTGCtgaagaaatggtagaaatGCTTGGCGAAAGGAAAATGGCTTTGGAAGAAAAAGTTGCTGAATTGGAGGAAGCTGTAGCTGATTTGGAAGCCTTACaa GACATGTCTGACCAATTAGCCGAATCCTCGAAGGAATTGGAGCTGGAATTGCGCGAAGAGTTGGATTTGGCGCTTGGCTCAGCTCGGGACGCTCAGCGTCATCGTGATGCAGCTctcgagactctcgccgaccGCGAGTCGACGATAACCAAATTCCGGGAACTGACGATACAATTGCAGGAGCAATGCTTGCAGTTGCAGACGCGCGTGCAATCGACGGAAACGACGAAAACCGGGGAACGCGGTGCGGAACAACAGCTCGCAGAGATTCTCGATTTCCAAAAAACTTTCGCCGAAACGAGAGCACAAACGAAAGCTGTCGACCTTGAACTTCGACGACTCGACGTCGAAGAAGCGCGTCTGCACGTTCGTTATTTGCTTTCTTTCATGCCCCCCGCGTTCCTCGTTCGCGGTGGCGATCACGATGCTATTATGACACTGCTGCTCATACCGAGGATGATTCATAAAACGGAAATATTGATTTCTCAAGTTAGAGACAAGTATCGAGCTATCGATAAGATCGACAG ATCCACGTTATTAAAAGGACATTCAATCGCCCAGTACGCCTTCAGATCCCGTTTGTGCGGGCACATGTACGCACTGCAAACAGCTCTCGGATGTTTCGAATCAGCCCTGAACGTTTGTTCTCCCGATATGTTACTTAAAGTCGGTGCTACTTATCCCGAGATGGCTGCGCAGGAAAAAGCACTTGATTGTTTGATTAATTTGGCTAAAAAAGATCAACTTGACGAGAACGTATCGATGGATGCTTTGGAAAAATGCGCGGCTTACTTTGCCACAATGTTTAGTGTCCTTCTCAGCGAAAGCACTATCGCTAATCAGGCACGTATGGTCGTCAATGGCACAAGATCTCTCGGAAGCGCTTGCGATGCCATCACGACCGAAGCTACCGCTGTCAAAACGCTTTTGGATGGAGAAGGAGGCGATATAg GATTGCTTTGCCAACACGCCGAAACTACGTGCGAGGTCATCCAGCAACATCTCAACTCCGCACGAAGACGTGTCCCAAGAGATCAAATAACAAATTCTTCGGGTCCTGGAACGAATCTCGGATTGGAGAAAGATTGGGCCGAACAATTTACTAATTGTTATCAGCATTCagtgaaaataacgaaaacgTTGCAGGACTTGTTGAAGAGCGCTTTACAAGCAATCACAGCGAATGGCG aCTTCGATAGCGGCCTAAGTGCGAACAAGCTCAAAGAAATGGCAGCGATTTCGACTGAACGTATTTATGACACGGAGGATCTTGGTCCGGTCGCCACTATCAAATCGAGTCTTGCCGTCATACAACAGATGGCTGCTAATTTGGCACAAAAAATGGCCGAGTGTGAAAACGAGCTAGCAATCGCTGGACAACAACCGACCGCGCAAACGGGTTCAGCTGACAATGAGCCAATAACCCCAATTCTCATGAGAGCACAAGCCGCCATCAAAGAATCCGAAGAGACTAAAATATTAGGAAGAAAACTTGAAACTAGGGATAGCGACATTCGAGAGTGTCGTCTCGCGCTTCGAGAGAAACAGGAAGAGCTTTCGGAAATGGTACTGCGTCGAGATCTCGCTGAGAAACGCTTGGCCCACCAGCAGCGCGAACACGAGCTTGACGTCGATAAACTCAAGAGAAAGTTGGAGGAAGCGCAGAACCTACTCAAACGCaaa GAAAAAGAATTCGAAGAAACGATGGACCATCTGCAAACCGATATCGAGAGCCTGGAGTCTGAGAGAGGACAATTGAAGGAAAAGTTGAAGACCTTCGGCAAGAAAACATCGATGACGCCAACGGGTCCAGGCTCGACTTTGCCAAGCAGCGATGGTACTTCGACGGTCCCATCGAGTGGTAGTTCCTCTGATTTCTCAAGTTCAACCTTCGAAAACAGACTTCTCACACAAGAGATAAACGCTCTCAAAGAAGCTCTAAGTTCGGAGCATCGTCAAAAACGAAAACTTTTGGCTAATGATCTTAGAAATAAACTCAATTCCTTGCAACCGTTGCCGGATTTGTCGTACAGAAAACGAACAGATCCAAAACTCGAGGAATTGCAAAAGGAACGAGGCAAACTTATTCAG GAAATTCACAAAGTAATGATGAATCCAACCGTGCCGGATCTACGAAAGTGCAAACTTATTACGAGCGAAGAGCCCAAATTGAACAAAGCATTATTGTCTTATCAATTATTGGAACGACAATTAACTATAAAGCAATTGCAAGATAAAGCGGAGAAATTGACG GACGCCGTCAGAGAAGAGACTGTGAGAAGAACGACGGGTGGCCGAGCAGAGGCGGACTTCGCGATATTCCTAAGCCGCGAAATGGCAGCTGCATTACGTtctaaaaacaaaataatggcAGCCGAAATAAGTATTCCATGCAAAAATGTCGACAATAAGACGCAATCCATCAGCGTTGGCACCGacgatttgagaaaaattcacaCTCTGCTCAGTTATTAA
- the DCTN1-p150 gene encoding dynactin subunit 1 isoform X2, with translation MSLKIGQRVEITGKECQGSIAYIGHPSFAAGKWIGVILDEPKGKNNGTIKGQSYFKCQENHGMFVRQTQLILLDDAGNRPDPTSPSSAGSSATTPDDTGAARARSRLNSMSVRRRNEPTAVRRKTSPAQVTRQQSDKLSGSRLSLAGSRTQLSAPSIENLTGSPHERKDSGESQIPAPTSTKRASFVETGFVETLKPNFVPGQAIAGSLSATANSANLEEKLTHMQLAQENDNLKSQVVDLTEKVETLRIKRLQDKERMKEFEKTKLQLEQLLEFKSKVMESQASLQREVQRARQETREAQLARGIYQDEMADLAETVEMATLDKEMAEEKAETLQIELDQLKEKLEEMTLDLEILRTEMSERASGTTGVSGGGNGPSTYEIKQLEQQNSRLRETLVKMRDLSAHEKHEFQKLQKDLDQKKSEILELGRTKEKLSVRVEEMEHQIADLQEQVDAALGAEEMVEMLGERKMALEEKVAELEEAVADLEALQDMSDQLAESSKELELELREELDLALGSARDAQRHRDAALETLADRESTITKFRELTIQLQEQCLQLQTRVQSTETTKTGERGAEQQLAEILDFQKTFAETRAQTKAVDLELRRLDVEEARLHVRYLLSFMPPAFLVRGGDHDAIMTLLLIPRMIHKTEILISQVRDKYRAIDKIDRSTLLKGHSIAQYAFRSRLCGHMYALQTALGCFESALNVCSPDMLLKVGATYPEMAAQEKALDCLINLAKKDQLDENVSMDALEKCAAYFATMFSVLLSESTIANQARMVVNGTRSLGSACDAITTEATAVKTLLDGEGGDIGLLCQHAETTCEVIQQHLNSARRRVPRDQITNSSGPGTNLGLEKDWAEQFTNCYQHSVKITKTLQDLLKSALQAITANGDFDSGLSANKLKEMAAISTERIYDTEDLGPVATIKSSLAVIQQMAANLAQKMAECENELAIAGQQPTAQTGSADNEPITPILMRAQAAIKESEETKILGRKLETRDSDIRECRLALREKQEELSEMVLRRDLAEKRLAHQQREHELDVDKLKRKLEEAQNLLKRKEKEFEETMDHLQTDIESLESERGQLKEKLKTFGKKTSMTPTGPGSTLPSSDGTSTVPSSGSSSDFSSSTFENRLLTQEINALKEALSSEHRQKRKLLANDLRNKLNSLQPLPDLSYRKRTDPKLEELQKERGKLIQEIHKVMMNPTVPDLRKCKLITSEEPKLNKALLSYQLLERQLTIKQLQDKAEKLTDAVREETVRRTTGGRAEADFAIFLSREMAAALRSKNKIMAAEISIPCKNVDNKTQSISVGTDDLRKIHTLLSY, from the exons ATGTCATTGAAAATTGGACAGCGGGTGGAAATAACGGGAAAAGAATGTCAGGGCTCGATTGCTTATATCGGACATCCGAGTTTCGCTGCTGGCAAATGGATCGGCGTTATTCTCGATGAACCAAAGGGCAAGAATAATGGCACTATTAAAGGACAGTCGTACTTCAAG TGTCAAGAAAACCATGGAATGTTTGTACGACAGACCCAActcattttgcttgacgatgcTGGCAATAGGCCAGATCCAACGAGCCCGTCATCAGCCGGTAGCAGTGCTACTACGCCAGATGACACCGGAGCTGCAAGAGCTCGTAGTCGTCTCAACAG CATGAGCGTGCGCAGAAGGAACGAACCAACGGc CGTTAGAAGGAAAACATCCCCTGCGCAAGTAACACGGCAACAGTCGGATAAGCTGTCTGG TTCTCGGCTATCACTGGCAGGGAGCAGAACTCAGCTTAGTGCTCCGAGCATCGAGAATCTGACGGGTTCGCCTCATGAACGGAAGGACAGTGGTGAATCGCAAATACCTGCGCCAACATCAACAAAACGTGCATCATTTGTAGAG ACCGGCTTTGTGGAAACTCTCAAGCCGAACTTCGTGCCGGGACAAGCAATTGCTGGCTCGTTATCGGCCACAGCCAATAGCGCCAATCTTGAAGAAAAACTTACACACATGCAACTGGCTCAGGAAAATGACAATTTGAAATCTCAG gTCGTCGATTTGACTGAAAAAGTGGAAACTCTTCGAATCAAACGGTTACAAGATAAAGAGAGGATGAAAGAgttcgaaaaaacgaaacttcAACTCGAACAACTGTTGGAATTCAAATCCAAAGTTATGGAGAGTCAA GCAAGTCTTCAGAGAGAAGTTCAACGTGCGAGACAAGAGACTCGGGAGGCCCAACTCGCTCGTGGAATTTATCAAGATGAAATGGCCGATTTAGCTGAGACCGTAGAAATGGCGACACTCGACAAAGAAATGGCTGAAGAGAAAGCTGAGACTCTCCAGATCGAGCTGGATCAGCTTAAAGAAAAGCTCGAGGAGATGACgttagatttggaaattttgcgGACAGAAATGTCGGAAAGG GCCAGTGGAACAACCGGCGTTTCCGGTGGAGGAAACGGCCCTTCGACCTACGAGATCAAGCAACTTGAGCAGCAGAACAGTCGATTGCGTGAAACACTCGTAAAAATGCGAGATTTATCGGCTCACGAGAAACacgaatttcaaaaacttcagAAAGACTTGGACCAGAAAAAATCGGAAATTCTTGAGCTTGGGCGGACTAAGGAAAAATTGTCTGTTCGTGTCGAGGAGATGGAACACCAAATCGCCGATTTGCAAGAGCAG GTCGATGCGGCTCTTGGTGCtgaagaaatggtagaaatGCTTGGCGAAAGGAAAATGGCTTTGGAAGAAAAAGTTGCTGAATTGGAGGAAGCTGTAGCTGATTTGGAAGCCTTACaa GACATGTCTGACCAATTAGCCGAATCCTCGAAGGAATTGGAGCTGGAATTGCGCGAAGAGTTGGATTTGGCGCTTGGCTCAGCTCGGGACGCTCAGCGTCATCGTGATGCAGCTctcgagactctcgccgaccGCGAGTCGACGATAACCAAATTCCGGGAACTGACGATACAATTGCAGGAGCAATGCTTGCAGTTGCAGACGCGCGTGCAATCGACGGAAACGACGAAAACCGGGGAACGCGGTGCGGAACAACAGCTCGCAGAGATTCTCGATTTCCAAAAAACTTTCGCCGAAACGAGAGCACAAACGAAAGCTGTCGACCTTGAACTTCGACGACTCGACGTCGAAGAAGCGCGTCTGCACGTTCGTTATTTGCTTTCTTTCATGCCCCCCGCGTTCCTCGTTCGCGGTGGCGATCACGATGCTATTATGACACTGCTGCTCATACCGAGGATGATTCATAAAACGGAAATATTGATTTCTCAAGTTAGAGACAAGTATCGAGCTATCGATAAGATCGACAG ATCCACGTTATTAAAAGGACATTCAATCGCCCAGTACGCCTTCAGATCCCGTTTGTGCGGGCACATGTACGCACTGCAAACAGCTCTCGGATGTTTCGAATCAGCCCTGAACGTTTGTTCTCCCGATATGTTACTTAAAGTCGGTGCTACTTATCCCGAGATGGCTGCGCAGGAAAAAGCACTTGATTGTTTGATTAATTTGGCTAAAAAAGATCAACTTGACGAGAACGTATCGATGGATGCTTTGGAAAAATGCGCGGCTTACTTTGCCACAATGTTTAGTGTCCTTCTCAGCGAAAGCACTATCGCTAATCAGGCACGTATGGTCGTCAATGGCACAAGATCTCTCGGAAGCGCTTGCGATGCCATCACGACCGAAGCTACCGCTGTCAAAACGCTTTTGGATGGAGAAGGAGGCGATATAg GATTGCTTTGCCAACACGCCGAAACTACGTGCGAGGTCATCCAGCAACATCTCAACTCCGCACGAAGACGTGTCCCAAGAGATCAAATAACAAATTCTTCGGGTCCTGGAACGAATCTCGGATTGGAGAAAGATTGGGCCGAACAATTTACTAATTGTTATCAGCATTCagtgaaaataacgaaaacgTTGCAGGACTTGTTGAAGAGCGCTTTACAAGCAATCACAGCGAATGGCG aCTTCGATAGCGGCCTAAGTGCGAACAAGCTCAAAGAAATGGCAGCGATTTCGACTGAACGTATTTATGACACGGAGGATCTTGGTCCGGTCGCCACTATCAAATCGAGTCTTGCCGTCATACAACAGATGGCTGCTAATTTGGCACAAAAAATGGCCGAGTGTGAAAACGAGCTAGCAATCGCTGGACAACAACCGACCGCGCAAACGGGTTCAGCTGACAATGAGCCAATAACCCCAATTCTCATGAGAGCACAAGCCGCCATCAAAGAATCCGAAGAGACTAAAATATTAGGAAGAAAACTTGAAACTAGGGATAGCGACATTCGAGAGTGTCGTCTCGCGCTTCGAGAGAAACAGGAAGAGCTTTCGGAAATGGTACTGCGTCGAGATCTCGCTGAGAAACGCTTGGCCCACCAGCAGCGCGAACACGAGCTTGACGTCGATAAACTCAAGAGAAAGTTGGAGGAAGCGCAGAACCTACTCAAACGCaaa GAAAAAGAATTCGAAGAAACGATGGACCATCTGCAAACCGATATCGAGAGCCTGGAGTCTGAGAGAGGACAATTGAAGGAAAAGTTGAAGACCTTCGGCAAGAAAACATCGATGACGCCAACGGGTCCAGGCTCGACTTTGCCAAGCAGCGATGGTACTTCGACGGTCCCATCGAGTGGTAGTTCCTCTGATTTCTCAAGTTCAACCTTCGAAAACAGACTTCTCACACAAGAGATAAACGCTCTCAAAGAAGCTCTAAGTTCGGAGCATCGTCAAAAACGAAAACTTTTGGCTAATGATCTTAGAAATAAACTCAATTCCTTGCAACCGTTGCCGGATTTGTCGTACAGAAAACGAACAGATCCAAAACTCGAGGAATTGCAAAAGGAACGAGGCAAACTTATTCAG GAAATTCACAAAGTAATGATGAATCCAACCGTGCCGGATCTACGAAAGTGCAAACTTATTACGAGCGAAGAGCCCAAATTGAACAAAGCATTATTGTCTTATCAATTATTGGAACGACAATTAACTATAAAGCAATTGCAAGATAAAGCGGAGAAATTGACG GACGCCGTCAGAGAAGAGACTGTGAGAAGAACGACGGGTGGCCGAGCAGAGGCGGACTTCGCGATATTCCTAAGCCGCGAAATGGCAGCTGCATTACGTtctaaaaacaaaataatggcAGCCGAAATAAGTATTCCATGCAAAAATGTCGACAATAAGACGCAATCCATCAGCGTTGGCACCGacgatttgagaaaaattcacaCTCTGCTCAGTTATTAA